A stretch of Usitatibacter palustris DNA encodes these proteins:
- a CDS encoding protease inhibitor I42 family protein: MIRRPFLALLLAFLPGILLAAANPDPVTVTLADSAAPVELIVGQELRLRLESNPSTGYAWAVAKTSKHGGRIRIVKQKGESKYEAPPAPADGKPVVGAQGVEVWTFTAAKPGSQQLKLEYRRGWEKDVAPAKTATFKITVREAPKK, encoded by the coding sequence ATGATTCGCAGGCCCTTCCTCGCGCTGCTCCTCGCGTTCCTTCCCGGCATCCTGCTGGCCGCGGCCAACCCCGATCCCGTCACCGTCACGCTCGCCGATTCGGCCGCGCCGGTCGAGCTCATCGTCGGGCAGGAGTTGCGCCTGCGCCTCGAGAGCAATCCTTCCACCGGTTACGCATGGGCCGTCGCGAAGACCTCCAAGCATGGCGGCCGCATCCGCATCGTGAAGCAGAAGGGCGAAAGCAAGTACGAAGCGCCGCCCGCGCCCGCCGATGGCAAGCCGGTGGTCGGCGCGCAGGGCGTCGAAGTGTGGACCTTCACCGCCGCGAAGCCCGGCTCGCAGCAGCTCAAGCTCGAATACCGCCGCGGATGGGAGAAGGACGTCGCCCCCGCGAAAACCGCCACTTTCAAGATCACCGTCCGCGAAGCGCCGAAGAAATGA
- a CDS encoding S10 family peptidase yields the protein MTSIPTTEEKKNDKPDPSDDLSVTRHRATIGGKEIAYTVTCGTIVLREESEKEGKNEGEKPRASVFFVAYTLDDVADKTKRPLTFSFNGGPGSSSVWLHLGVLGPRRVALDDEGQNDGPPYTLEANEFSLLPQSDLVFIDPVGTGYSRMVEGEKVKEFHDYRRDLESVGAFIRLYTSRYARWSSPKYLIGESYGTTRASGLAGHLIERYGMYLNGVMLVSVALDFQTLRFDVTNDLPCVLFLPTYAATAWYHKKLAADLQAKSLRELLDEVEAFASGDYANALFQGAGLAAKDRAAIAKKLSRYTGLSVAYVESTDLRIEIFRFCKELLRAEGRTVGRLDSRFKGFDRDSAGAMFEFDPAMAAIYGAYAAAMNDYVRSDLRFEKDLPYEVTKGLYLTWGWNEFANRFASVGETLRKAMSMNPHMRVLVANGYFDFATPHFASDYTMDHLGLDPSLRQNLTVSYYDAGHMMYVHKPSLARLAGELRKFVAP from the coding sequence ATGACCTCCATCCCGACGACCGAAGAAAAGAAGAACGACAAGCCTGATCCCAGCGACGACCTGTCCGTCACGCGCCATCGCGCGACGATCGGCGGCAAGGAGATCGCCTACACCGTCACGTGCGGCACGATCGTGCTGCGCGAGGAGTCGGAGAAGGAGGGCAAGAACGAAGGGGAGAAGCCGCGCGCCAGCGTGTTCTTCGTCGCCTACACGCTCGACGACGTCGCCGACAAGACGAAGCGGCCGCTCACGTTCTCGTTCAACGGCGGCCCGGGATCGAGCTCGGTGTGGCTGCACCTCGGTGTGCTCGGACCCAGGCGCGTCGCGCTCGATGATGAAGGGCAGAACGACGGCCCGCCCTACACGCTGGAGGCGAACGAGTTCTCGCTCCTGCCGCAATCGGACCTCGTGTTCATCGATCCGGTGGGCACGGGCTACAGCCGCATGGTCGAAGGCGAGAAGGTGAAGGAGTTCCACGACTATCGCCGCGACCTCGAGAGCGTCGGGGCCTTCATCCGCCTCTACACCTCGCGCTACGCGCGCTGGTCGAGCCCGAAGTACCTGATCGGCGAGTCGTACGGCACTACGCGCGCTTCCGGACTCGCGGGGCACCTGATCGAGCGCTACGGCATGTACCTCAACGGCGTGATGCTCGTGTCCGTCGCGCTCGATTTCCAGACGCTGCGGTTCGACGTGACGAACGATCTTCCGTGCGTGCTGTTCCTGCCGACGTACGCGGCGACCGCCTGGTACCACAAGAAGCTTGCGGCGGACCTGCAGGCCAAGTCGCTGCGCGAGCTGCTCGACGAGGTCGAGGCCTTCGCGTCAGGCGACTACGCGAACGCGCTCTTCCAGGGTGCGGGTCTCGCGGCGAAGGATCGTGCGGCCATCGCGAAGAAGCTCTCGCGCTACACCGGGCTTTCGGTCGCGTATGTCGAGAGCACGGACCTGCGCATCGAGATCTTCCGCTTCTGCAAGGAGCTGCTGCGCGCGGAGGGCCGCACCGTGGGCCGCCTCGACAGCCGCTTCAAGGGCTTCGACCGCGACTCGGCCGGCGCCATGTTCGAGTTCGACCCGGCAATGGCCGCGATCTACGGCGCGTATGCCGCCGCGATGAACGACTACGTGCGCTCCGACCTGCGCTTCGAGAAGGACCTGCCCTACGAGGTGACCAAGGGCCTGTACCTCACGTGGGGCTGGAACGAGTTCGCGAACCGCTTCGCTTCCGTGGGCGAGACGCTGCGCAAGGCGATGTCGATGAATCCGCACATGCGCGTGCTGGTGGCCAATGGCTACTTCGACTTCGCCACGCCGCACTTCGCCTCCGACTACACGATGGATCACCTGGGCCTCGATCCGTCGCTGCGCCAGAACCTCACGGTGAGCTACTACGACGCCGGGCACATGATGTACGTGCACAAGCCCTCGCTCGCCCGGCTTGCGGGCGAGCTGAGGAAGTTCGTCGCTCCCTAG
- a CDS encoding FAD-binding oxidoreductase, giving the protein MDRRRFLQATALAALSTPAARAQAAQGPLVTDVSQLEATRVAAEIRPRSADDVRAALRNRSGTICLGGGRYSMGGQIASPGALHLDMRAMNRVVSLDRERRVIRVQAGMTWRDLQEAIDPHDLSVKIMQSYSNFTVGGSVSVNCHGRYVGKGPLVNSVRALQVVAADGQVLELTRSREPELFGAAFGGYGGLGVITEVELDLDPNVRMERVVVDVPLEEYPAYFKNKVLSDPRAILHNADLSSPAFANPRTTTWLATEKPPTDAKRLVPKGLDYTLEKNAIWAISELPGGDRLRESLAKSRLADRPVIWRNLEASLDVASLEPHTRSLSTYLLQEYFVPLRGFAPFARGLARILKERGTGALNVSIRHSPADTTALLSWAPEEAYSFVIYYKQRTSAAAIAESGQWTRELIELALSLGGRHYLPYRLEATREQFERAYPAARTYAALKARVDPQGRFTNRLLEKYLPR; this is encoded by the coding sequence ATGGACCGTCGCCGCTTCCTGCAGGCCACGGCGCTCGCGGCGCTGTCGACACCTGCAGCGCGCGCGCAGGCGGCGCAGGGCCCGCTCGTCACAGACGTCTCCCAGCTCGAGGCCACCCGCGTCGCGGCCGAGATCCGGCCGCGCTCCGCCGACGACGTGAGGGCCGCGCTGCGCAATCGCTCCGGAACCATCTGCCTGGGCGGCGGGCGCTACAGCATGGGCGGACAGATCGCCTCGCCCGGCGCACTGCACCTCGACATGCGCGCGATGAATCGCGTCGTGTCGCTCGATCGGGAACGCCGCGTGATTCGCGTGCAGGCGGGAATGACGTGGCGCGATCTCCAGGAAGCGATCGATCCGCACGATCTGTCGGTGAAGATCATGCAGAGCTACAGCAACTTCACGGTCGGCGGATCGGTGTCCGTGAACTGCCACGGGCGCTACGTCGGCAAGGGCCCGCTCGTGAATTCCGTGCGTGCGCTGCAGGTGGTGGCCGCGGACGGGCAGGTCCTGGAGCTGACCCGATCGCGCGAGCCCGAGCTCTTCGGCGCAGCGTTCGGAGGCTACGGCGGGCTGGGGGTGATTACGGAGGTCGAACTCGACCTGGATCCCAACGTCCGCATGGAGCGCGTCGTCGTGGATGTCCCGCTCGAGGAATATCCGGCGTACTTCAAGAACAAGGTGCTGTCCGATCCGCGCGCGATCCTCCACAACGCCGATCTCTCATCGCCAGCATTCGCCAATCCGCGCACGACCACCTGGCTCGCCACGGAAAAACCGCCCACCGATGCGAAGCGCCTGGTACCCAAGGGCCTCGACTACACGCTCGAGAAGAACGCCATCTGGGCGATCAGCGAGCTTCCCGGGGGCGACCGCCTGCGCGAAAGCCTCGCGAAGAGTCGCCTCGCGGATCGGCCGGTGATCTGGCGCAATCTCGAAGCCAGCCTCGATGTCGCCTCGCTCGAACCCCACACGCGATCGTTGTCGACCTACCTGCTGCAGGAATACTTCGTGCCTCTCCGCGGTTTTGCGCCCTTTGCGCGCGGACTGGCCCGCATCCTGAAGGAGCGCGGCACGGGCGCGTTGAATGTCTCGATCCGCCACTCACCGGCCGACACCACCGCGCTACTGAGCTGGGCCCCCGAGGAGGCGTACTCGTTCGTGATCTATTACAAGCAGCGCACCAGCGCTGCCGCGATTGCCGAGTCCGGCCAATGGACCCGGGAGCTCATCGAGCTCGCGCTATCGCTGGGGGGACGCCATTACCTTCCCTATCGCCTCGAGGCGACGCGCGAGCAATTCGAGCGCGCGTATCCGGCTGCCCGTACCTACGCCGCACTGAAGGCGCGCGTC
- a CDS encoding PQQ-dependent sugar dehydrogenase encodes MRLAATLLLALLAPLTATAQSKLPLDKIKLPPGFEITVFAEGVKNARSMALGEGGTLFVSTRSDGRVYAIKHDWKKAQEVITIATGLNMPNGVAVKDGALFVAEVSRVWRYDGIEANLQSPKGKVIYDKYPTEKHHGWKFIRFGPDGWLYVPVGAPCNICEKDDPYSSITRLKPDGSAMEVIARGVRNSVGFDWHPVTKELWFTDNGRDMMGDDIPPDELNHAPKAGMHFGYPYCHGGTVQDQEFGATRKCSEFTAPAKNFGAHVASLGMRFYTGTMFPAEYRNQIFIAEHGSWNRSKKSGYRVMRAKVEGGKVVDYGVFAEGWLDASDDKAWGRPVDVQVMPDGSLLVSDDHADVIYRISYRKP; translated from the coding sequence ATGCGCTTGGCCGCTACCCTCTTGCTCGCCCTGCTTGCCCCGTTGACCGCCACGGCGCAGTCGAAGCTGCCCCTCGACAAGATCAAGCTTCCACCGGGCTTCGAAATCACGGTGTTCGCCGAAGGCGTGAAGAATGCGCGCTCGATGGCGCTCGGCGAAGGCGGGACGCTCTTCGTGTCGACGCGCTCGGACGGCCGCGTGTACGCGATCAAGCACGACTGGAAGAAGGCGCAGGAGGTGATCACGATCGCCACGGGACTCAACATGCCCAACGGCGTCGCGGTGAAGGACGGCGCGCTCTTCGTGGCGGAGGTGAGCCGCGTGTGGCGCTATGACGGGATCGAGGCGAACCTGCAAAGCCCCAAGGGCAAGGTCATCTACGACAAATACCCGACCGAAAAACACCACGGCTGGAAGTTCATCCGCTTCGGGCCCGACGGCTGGCTCTACGTGCCGGTAGGCGCTCCCTGCAACATCTGCGAAAAGGACGACCCCTACTCCTCGATCACGCGATTGAAGCCCGACGGCTCGGCGATGGAAGTCATCGCCCGCGGCGTGCGCAACTCCGTGGGGTTCGACTGGCACCCGGTGACCAAGGAGCTGTGGTTCACCGACAACGGCCGCGACATGATGGGCGACGATATCCCGCCCGATGAGCTCAACCACGCGCCCAAGGCCGGGATGCACTTCGGCTATCCGTACTGCCACGGCGGTACCGTGCAGGATCAGGAGTTCGGCGCGACCCGCAAGTGTTCCGAGTTCACGGCGCCCGCGAAGAACTTCGGCGCGCACGTGGCCTCGCTCGGCATGCGCTTCTACACGGGCACGATGTTCCCGGCCGAATACCGCAACCAGATCTTCATCGCCGAGCACGGCTCGTGGAACCGCTCGAAGAAGAGCGGCTATCGCGTGATGCGCGCCAAGGTCGAAGGCGGCAAAGTGGTCGACTACGGCGTCTTCGCCGAGGGCTGGCTCGATGCCTCCGACGACAAGGCCTGGGGCCGGCCGGTCGATGTGCAAGTCATGCCCGACGGTTCGCTGCTCGTCTCCGACGACCATGCGGACGTGATCTACCGCATCAGCTACCGCAAGCCCTAG
- a CDS encoding glutaredoxin family protein — protein MRCRHPSLALATLLAAGLAFATPTVAQVYKWTDSTGKTHYGDAPPDDVKKQEIKITAKSYEGPPQIDNWAAVIRRPSPGGTSKPSQSGLTMFSATWCGPCKRAKAYLAEKNVSYRDVDIDASDANREEFRSYGGGGVPLLIAGDKRMRGFSPAALDNLIASSR, from the coding sequence ATGCGCTGCCGCCACCCTTCCCTCGCTCTTGCGACGCTTCTTGCGGCTGGATTGGCGTTCGCGACGCCGACGGTTGCCCAGGTCTACAAGTGGACGGACTCGACCGGCAAGACCCACTACGGCGACGCGCCGCCCGACGACGTGAAGAAGCAGGAGATCAAGATCACGGCGAAGTCGTACGAAGGTCCGCCGCAGATCGACAACTGGGCCGCCGTGATCCGCCGCCCCTCGCCCGGCGGCACCAGCAAGCCTTCGCAATCGGGGCTCACGATGTTCAGCGCCACCTGGTGCGGCCCCTGCAAGCGCGCGAAGGCCTACCTCGCCGAGAAGAACGTTTCGTATCGCGATGTGGACATCGATGCCTCGGATGCCAATCGCGAAGAGTTCCGCAGCTACGGCGGGGGCGGCGTGCCGCTGCTCATCGCCGGCGACAAGCGCATGCGCGGCTTCAGCCCCGCGGCCCTCGACAACCTCATCGCCAGCTCGCGCTGA